From Brassica rapa cultivar Chiifu-401-42 chromosome A06, CAAS_Brap_v3.01, whole genome shotgun sequence:
TGCTCCCATTTTTCCGATGAAAAGCTACtattttcaataaataataCTATCTTATTCAAAACTGTATGCCATTCTTTAAATTATTCTTTCTATAGTTGTAAATTTTATGGCCCATGCTATGCATCTGAAATTCTAAAaggtttttttaatttataaataatactaTCTTACGATATTTTAAACTTTAGTATgaattttaattcaaatgtgTTTATGcaaataattattaatgttttttttgctaaaagtaATTATTGATGTTCTTATTTATGCCTATTTTAATATgcacacagaaaaaaaaacaaatcgagAACAAAACTACTCACCAGACGAGATTTGACTCCTCTTGTGTCGGTGGCAATAGTGGCGGCTGGCTCATCATGGCCAAGTCGGAGCGTATTCTTACTCGCTTCCTCGTGGCTGTGTTTGGCCATAAAGAGCGAGGCGATCTTATGGGTGGCCTCCGCCTCCGTGGCTCCTTCCTTAACGAGTTTTTCCAACTCCGCCTTGGGAATCCTCAGCTTCACCCTCACTGCTCCTCCTTCATCTTCCTCCTCCGTCTTCGTCGTCCATCCTCCTGAAGGTTTGAGTATGGAGAGATCAGAAGAGGATCTCCGAGTAAGCATGAGGTGCTCAAGCCTCTCCTTGGCATTCATGTGAATTCCCGATCTTACCCTCCTTGGTGGTGGACACTCCTTCACCGGCTCCACCACGAAATACAACCGCTTCGCCTCTAACCTCTGCTTCGCCTGCACTCAACAAAACCAAATGCATTAgttcttttattattttctacttTAGTAATATGAAAAAGAAATGTAATAAAAGTTACCTCAAGTGGTTTGGCTCGGGCACCGTAGTGCTTTACAGATTCAGAGTCTAGCAAAACGTAGCCGGGAAAGTCTTGTAGAACTTCTTCCGCCGTCACCGGAGTTTTTAGTTTAAAAGACTCGCCGTCTATTTTCATTATCTTGGCCGTTTTCTTGCCGCCTAGACTGTTACCCATCCTTAATAATTTATCTGACAATAGTGGATGGAGACTGGATCTTTAAATAAGATTGTTTCACTTGAGGGCGGTGAGGATGTTCTCGTTGGGGTTTTAAATGAATATGGGGTTGGCAACCATGTGGTAATGGGTAGATTGTAGAGATATACGTACGCGGAAAAGAagtccaaaaaattaaaaattcagtAGTACAAAACGTGGACAAAACCTTTTAGAATTTCAGGATTATCTTATTTAAATTGTTTGAGAGCttgtttttattgaaaaattCAATAC
This genomic window contains:
- the LOC103827592 gene encoding uncharacterized protein At1g66480, with product MGNSLGGKKTAKIMKIDGESFKLKTPVTAEEVLQDFPGYVLLDSESVKHYGARAKPLEAKQRLEAKRLYFVVEPVKECPPPRRVRSGIHMNAKERLEHLMLTRRSSSDLSILKPSGGWTTKTEEEDEGGAVRVKLRIPKAELEKLVKEGATEAEATHKIASLFMAKHSHEEASKNTLRLGHDEPAATIATDTRGVKSRLKRVSFMAERAGSEITVA